In Anaerolineales bacterium, one DNA window encodes the following:
- a CDS encoding DUF2892 domain-containing protein, with protein MKGFFGFMASTAGRITRIVAGLILIYLGLWPVGGTWGYVLAIVGLVPLAAGLFDFCVFAPLFGLPFVGTKLREWAQGE; from the coding sequence ATGAAAGGCTTTTTTGGATTTATGGCATCGACTGCTGGACGGATTACGAGGATTGTAGCCGGCCTGATCTTGATTTATCTGGGGTTGTGGCCGGTGGGCGGAACGTGGGGCTACGTGCTGGCCATCGTTGGTCTGGTGCCGCTGGCGGCGGGTTTGTTCGATTTCTGCGTCTTCGCGCCGCTTTTCGGTCTCCCGTTCGTCGGGACAAAACTGCGGGAATGGGCGCAAGGAGAATAG